Proteins encoded within one genomic window of Chroicocephalus ridibundus chromosome 7, bChrRid1.1, whole genome shotgun sequence:
- the LOC134518334 gene encoding LOW QUALITY PROTEIN: pinopsin-like (The sequence of the model RefSeq protein was modified relative to this genomic sequence to represent the inferred CDS: inserted 2 bases in 1 codon; substituted 1 base at 1 genomic stop codon), which yields MQSSPGVRQPLLLYKEALLLGRVTCSGSTDSSQEPPRNGTPGPFDGPQWPHQAPRGMYLSVAVLMGIVVVSASVVNGLVIVVSIRYKKLRSPLNYILVNLAVADLLVTLCGSSVSFSNNINGFFVFGKQMCELEGFMVSLTGIVGLWSLAILAFERYVVVCRPLGDFRFQHRHAVGGCAFTWSWSLLWTTPPLLGWSSYVPEGLRTSCGPNWYTGGSNNNSYILALFVTCFVMPLSLILFSYTNLLVTLRAAAAQQRESDTTQQAEREVTRMVITMVVAFLICWLPYTTFALVVATNKDIAIQPALASLPSYFSKTATVYNPIIYVFMNKQVREKAISQRXTTASLGLLDNDLMASXNVEEPSILSGSVDTGSIRELLYKQQGFGE from the exons ATGCAAAGCTCCCCCGGGGTGCGTCAGCCCCTTCTGCTTTATAAAGAGGCTTTGCTTTTGGGGAGGGTCACCTGCAGCGGCTCCACCG ACAGCTCGCAGGAGCCCCCACGTAACGGGACCCCGGGGCCTTTCGATGGCCCCCAGTGGCCCCACCAAGCCCCGCGGGGCATGTACCTGTCGGTGGCCGTGCTGATGGGCATCGTTGTGGTCTCCGCCTCCGTTGTGAATGGCTTGGTCATCGTGGTTTCCATCAGGTACAAGAAGCTCCGGTCGCCCCTGAACTACATCCTGGTGAACCTGGCCGTGGCCGACCTGCTGGTGACGCTCTGCGGCAGCTCCGTCAGCTTCTCCAACAACATCAACGGCTTCTTCGTGTTTGGCAAACAGATGTGTGAGCTGGAGGGCTTCATGGTCTCCCTGACAG gCATCGTGGGGCTGTGGTCCCTGGCCATCCTGGCCTTCGAGCGGTACGTTGTGGTCTGCAGACCCCTGGGAGACTTTCGGTTCCAGCACCGGCACGCCGTCGGGGGCTGCGCCTTCACGTGGAGCTGGTCACTGCTCTGGACGACCCCAccgctgctgggctggagcagctaCGTGCCCGAAG GTCTGAGAACCTCTTGTGGGCCCAACTGGTACACCGGtggcagcaacaacaacagcTACATCTTGGCCTTGTTTGTCACCTGCTTCGTGATGCCCCTCAGCCTGATTCTCTTCTCCTACACCAACCTGCTGGTGACCCTGCGAGCG GCTGCGGCGCAGCAGCGGGAATCGGACACGACGCAGCAGGCGGAGCGGGAGGTGACGCGCATGGTGATCACGATGGTGGTGGCCTTCCTCATCTGCTGGCTGCCCTACACCACGTTTGCCCTGGTGGTGGCCACCAACAAAGACATCGCCATCCAGCCGGCTCTCGCATCCCTGCCCTCCTACTTCTCCAAGACTGCCACGGTTTACAATCCCATCATCTACGTCTTCATGAACAAACAGGTGAGAGAAAAAGCCATTAGCCAACG AACCACAGCTTCACTGGGGCTTCTGGATAACGACTTAATGGCCTCATAAAATGTGGAGGAACCATCTATCCTATCTGGAAGCGTAGACACAGGCTCGATCCGGGAGCTGCTCTATAAGCAGCAAGGTTTTGGGGAATAA